A genomic stretch from Arvicanthis niloticus isolate mArvNil1 chromosome 12, mArvNil1.pat.X, whole genome shotgun sequence includes:
- the Dlg1 gene encoding disks large homolog 1 isoform X23, protein MLTEIPDDMGSKGLKHITSNASDSESSYRGQEEYVLSYEPVNQQEVNYTRPVIILGPMKDRVNDDLISEFPDKFGSCVPHTTRPKRDYEVDGRDYHFVTSREQMEKDIQEHKFIEAGQYNNHLYGTSVQSVRAVAEKGKHCILDVSGNAIKRLQIAQLYPISIFIKPKSMENIMEMNKRLTEEQARKTFERAVKLEQEFTEHFTAIVQGDTLEDIYNQVKQIIEEQSGPYIWVPAKEKL, encoded by the exons ATGCTGACC GAGATCCCTGACGACATGGGATCAAAAGGCCTGA AGCACATAACTTCTAATGCCAGCGATAGTGAAAGTAGTTACC GTGGTCAAGAAGAATACGTTTTATCTTATGAACCAGTGAATCAACAAGAAG TTAACTATACCCGACCAGTCATCATATTAGGACCTATGAAAGACAGAGTAAATGATGACTTAATCTCAGAATTTCCCGACAAATTTGGATCCTGTGTCCCTC ATACAACTAGACCAAAGCGTGACTATGAGGTGGATGGAAGAGATTATCATTTTGTGACTTCAAGAGAACAGATGGAGAAGGATATCCAGGAGCATAAGTTTATTGAAGCTGGCCAGTATAACAACCATCTCTATGGAACAAGCGTTCAGTCTGTGCGAGCAGTGGCAGAGAAG GGCAAACATTGTATCCTTGATGTGTCTGGAAATGCCATAAAGAGGTTACAGATTGCACAGCTTTACccaatatctatttttattaaaccCAAATCCATGGAAAATATCAT GGAAATGAATAAGCGCCTAACAGAAGAGCAAGCCAGAAAAACATTTGAGAGAGCTGTGAAACTGGAGCAGGAGTTCACTGAGCATTTCACAG CTATTGTACAGGGAGACACACTGGAGGACATTTACAACCAAGTGAAGCAGATCATCGAAGAACAGTCTGGTCCTTATATCTGGGTCCCAGCAAAAGAAAAGTTATGA